In Deinococcus maricopensis DSM 21211, one genomic interval encodes:
- the rnhA gene encoding ribonuclease HI, whose product MPGVTYKAYPKSKARQAQDAARDHLPLKACIQPDVIPTGQVVDLYSDGACDTQAGHGGWATILRYGDRELELSGNATETTNNRMELTGLLEGLRALKRPCQVRVVTDSQYLRKAFTDGWVLNWQRNGWRTAAKDPVKNQDLWEALIDEARKHAMTFVWVRGHNGHAENERVDVLAVQERKKLRK is encoded by the coding sequence ATGCCCGGTGTGACGTACAAGGCGTACCCCAAAAGCAAAGCCCGTCAGGCTCAGGACGCCGCCCGCGACCACCTCCCCCTCAAGGCCTGCATCCAGCCCGACGTGATCCCCACCGGGCAGGTCGTGGACCTCTACAGCGACGGCGCCTGCGACACCCAGGCCGGCCACGGCGGCTGGGCCACCATCCTCCGCTACGGCGACCGCGAACTCGAACTCAGCGGCAACGCCACCGAAACCACCAACAACCGCATGGAACTCACTGGCCTGCTCGAAGGCCTCCGCGCCCTCAAACGCCCCTGCCAGGTGCGCGTCGTCACCGACAGCCAGTACCTCCGCAAAGCCTTCACCGACGGCTGGGTCCTCAACTGGCAACGCAACGGCTGGCGCACCGCCGCCAAGGACCCCGTCAAGAACCAGGACCTCTGGGAAGCCCTCATCGACGAGGCCCGCAAACACGCCATGACCTTCGTGTGGGTGCGCGGCCACAACGGCCACGCCGAAAACGAACGCGTCGACGTCCTCGCCGTGCAGGAACGCAAGAAACTCCGCAAGTAG
- a CDS encoding glucose-6-phosphate dehydrogenase assembly protein OpcA: protein MTQPVNLGPVRTDVRKAETVLDDLWTQAGVETRAYTGNIVALTEKKHLARVEEALAGLEGRYAGRQIIGVMDGDDSVQVEARLVPQRGGVYIERLTLDANPEQLRGAILPLLRPATLNHIWWASDDPPGGPLLAELADIADQVIADALTLGIPAAGRYALADLGWSRTASWREGLAQVFDAPDAALQIGRVERVHVTYAGEKDLPARLYAGWIASTLGWPDLSRITLASATNCGRENGDLCGVALEGDGVRFALETAGGDTVTCTCVLPSVERTTEMQVPGMTLAQGLARVMARPERGNVFERALKLALAGAQ from the coding sequence ATGACCCAACCCGTGAACCTCGGCCCGGTCCGCACGGACGTCCGCAAAGCGGAAACCGTCCTCGATGACCTCTGGACGCAAGCCGGCGTGGAAACGCGCGCGTACACCGGCAACATCGTCGCCCTCACTGAAAAGAAGCACCTCGCACGCGTCGAGGAGGCCCTCGCGGGCCTGGAAGGCCGCTACGCCGGTCGGCAGATCATCGGCGTGATGGACGGCGACGACAGCGTGCAGGTCGAGGCGCGCCTCGTCCCGCAACGCGGCGGGGTGTACATCGAGCGCCTCACGCTCGACGCGAACCCCGAGCAGCTGCGCGGCGCGATCCTGCCGCTGCTGCGACCCGCCACCCTCAACCACATCTGGTGGGCGTCCGACGACCCGCCCGGCGGGCCGCTCCTCGCGGAACTCGCGGACATCGCCGACCAGGTCATCGCAGACGCCCTCACGCTCGGCATCCCCGCAGCGGGACGGTACGCGCTCGCGGACCTCGGGTGGTCCCGCACCGCATCGTGGCGCGAAGGGCTCGCGCAGGTGTTCGACGCGCCCGACGCGGCCCTGCAGATCGGCCGCGTGGAGCGCGTGCACGTCACGTACGCCGGCGAGAAGGACCTGCCCGCGCGCCTGTACGCCGGGTGGATCGCCAGTACGCTCGGATGGCCGGACCTGAGCCGCATCACGCTGGCGTCCGCCACCAACTGCGGCCGCGAGAACGGCGACCTGTGCGGCGTGGCCCTCGAAGGTGACGGTGTGCGCTTCGCCCTCGAAACGGCTGGTGGCGACACGGTCACGTGCACGTGCGTGCTCCCGAGTGTGGAGCGCACCACCGAAATGCAGGTGCCTGGCATGACGCTCGCGCAGGGCCTCGCGCGCGTCATGGCCCGCCCGGAACGCGGGAACGTGTTCGAGCGCGCCCTGAAACTCGCCCTGGCAGGTGCGCAATGA
- a CDS encoding SRPBCC family protein — MSELITFKDTVVIRARPDVLFRQALDPKRRWKWDPNVRNMSYTGEERIVQNAALHVKLPNKMLGLSFPAKYLQVQAPTRGGYESTRPFGPVEKFSQAWGFKPIPGGTEVTLTTNARVRFKWAAKPVERLLRNASAQTLIELQRSVDAQGAQLLEDTAKRYQEQQKEAQKAARAAKGGRRKR, encoded by the coding sequence ATGTCGGAGCTGATTACCTTCAAGGACACGGTTGTGATTCGCGCGCGCCCGGATGTGCTGTTCCGGCAGGCACTGGACCCGAAGCGCCGCTGGAAGTGGGACCCGAACGTGCGCAACATGTCGTACACGGGTGAGGAACGCATCGTGCAGAATGCGGCGCTGCACGTGAAATTGCCGAACAAGATGCTGGGGTTGTCGTTCCCGGCGAAGTATCTGCAGGTGCAGGCGCCGACGCGCGGCGGGTACGAGTCGACCCGGCCGTTCGGGCCGGTCGAGAAGTTCTCGCAGGCGTGGGGCTTCAAGCCGATTCCCGGCGGTACGGAGGTGACGCTCACGACGAACGCGCGGGTGCGCTTCAAGTGGGCGGCGAAGCCGGTGGAGCGGCTGCTGCGCAATGCGTCGGCGCAGACCCTGATCGAGTTGCAGCGCAGCGTGGACGCGCAGGGGGCGCAGCTGCTGGAGGACACCGCGAAGCGGTACCAGGAGCAGCAGAAGGAAGCGCAGAAGGCGGCGCGCGCGGCGAAAGGTGGTCGGCGCAAGCGTTGA
- the zwf gene encoding glucose-6-phosphate dehydrogenase — MTDPNRSVPADASQLTETASEQAIHHRPGESNNPFRQGMRRNRAPEPATLVIFGVTGDLAKRKLLPAVFGLWQDGLLGTAFNILGVGRQDMTDEQFREFALDALRTSKETDEIQEGSLEKFASLLFYTFGDFADIGIYERIKRELDEAESAHGGRKNAVFYLSTPPSLFEPISTGLGSAGLADETEGWRRLIIEKPFGRDLQSALDLNATIHAHWQETQVYRIDHYLGKETVQNIMAIRFGNAIFEPIWNRTYVDHVQITAAEDLGLEGRAGYYEEAGVVRDMLQNHLMQLFALTAMETPVAFDAGAIRDEKVKVLRATRPITEDAAVRGQYAAGTVSGEQVVGYRDEPNVKPGSKTPTYVAVKLEIDNWRWSGVPFYLRSGKHLPKKVTEIAVVFQRPPLGLFPGGAERNVLAFRIQPDEGVSLKFSSKTPGQEDLLREVVMDFRYDAFGAQLESPYSRLLLDAMLGDATLFPREDEVERAWELVAHILNMDVEPQPYTSGTWGPDAADDLLGHDRRWRRL; from the coding sequence ATGACTGACCCGAACCGCAGCGTCCCCGCCGACGCGTCCCAGCTCACCGAAACCGCTTCGGAGCAGGCCATCCACCACCGCCCCGGCGAGAGCAACAACCCGTTCCGGCAGGGCATGCGCCGCAACCGCGCGCCCGAGCCCGCCACCCTCGTGATCTTCGGCGTGACCGGCGACCTCGCCAAACGCAAACTCCTGCCCGCCGTGTTCGGCCTGTGGCAGGACGGCCTGCTCGGCACGGCCTTCAACATCCTCGGCGTGGGCCGCCAGGACATGACCGACGAGCAGTTCCGGGAGTTCGCGCTGGACGCCCTGCGCACCAGCAAGGAAACCGACGAGATTCAGGAAGGCAGCCTCGAGAAGTTCGCGTCGCTGCTGTTCTACACCTTCGGGGACTTCGCGGACATCGGCATCTACGAGCGCATCAAACGCGAACTCGACGAGGCCGAATCCGCGCATGGAGGCCGCAAGAACGCCGTGTTCTACCTGTCCACGCCGCCCAGCCTGTTCGAGCCGATCAGCACCGGCCTGGGCAGCGCCGGCCTCGCCGACGAAACCGAAGGCTGGCGCCGCCTGATCATCGAGAAACCCTTCGGCCGCGACCTGCAGAGCGCCCTGGACCTCAACGCCACCATCCACGCGCACTGGCAGGAAACGCAGGTCTACCGCATCGACCACTACCTCGGCAAGGAAACGGTGCAGAACATCATGGCGATCCGCTTCGGGAACGCCATCTTCGAACCGATCTGGAACCGCACGTACGTGGACCACGTGCAGATCACCGCCGCGGAGGACCTCGGCCTGGAAGGCCGCGCCGGGTACTACGAGGAGGCGGGCGTCGTCCGCGACATGCTTCAGAACCACCTGATGCAGCTGTTCGCCCTCACCGCCATGGAGACGCCCGTGGCGTTCGACGCGGGCGCCATCCGCGACGAGAAGGTGAAGGTCCTGCGCGCCACGCGCCCCATCACCGAGGACGCCGCCGTGCGCGGCCAGTACGCCGCCGGCACCGTCAGCGGCGAGCAGGTCGTCGGCTACCGCGATGAGCCGAACGTAAAGCCCGGCAGCAAGACGCCCACGTACGTCGCCGTGAAGCTCGAGATCGACAACTGGCGCTGGAGCGGCGTGCCGTTCTACCTGCGCAGCGGCAAGCACCTCCCGAAGAAGGTCACGGAAATCGCCGTGGTGTTCCAGCGCCCCCCGCTCGGCCTGTTCCCCGGCGGCGCGGAACGCAACGTGCTGGCGTTCCGCATCCAGCCGGACGAGGGCGTCAGCCTGAAGTTCAGCAGCAAGACGCCCGGGCAGGAGGACCTGCTGCGCGAGGTCGTCATGGACTTCCGGTACGACGCGTTCGGCGCGCAGCTGGAAAGCCCGTACTCCCGCCTGCTCCTCGACGCGATGCTCGGCGACGCCACGCTGTTCCCCCGCGAGGACGAAGTGGAACGCGCCTGGGAACTCGTCGCACACATCCTGAACATGGACGTCGAACCGCAACCCTACACCAGCGGCACCTGGGGGCCCGACGCCGCCGACGACCTGCTCGGCCACGACCGCCGCTGGCGCCGCCTGTGA
- the gnd gene encoding phosphogluconate dehydrogenase (NAD(+)-dependent, decarboxylating), protein MNIGMIGLGKMGGNMVARLVQGGVNVVGYDLNAQNVQHVVGLGARGATDLDDLLAQLGTPGERAVWIMVPAGHPTEATIQDLAARMTAGDIIIDGGNSNFKDTKRRAEELARHGIFFVDVGTSGGIWGLQEGYAMMIGGEEGAVERLRPVFEALAPARDRGWGRMGPSGSGHYVKMVHNGIEYGMMQAYAEGFELMQAKQEFGLDLAQIAELWRHGSVVRSWLLDLTAEALKQDVTFAELSDYVADSGEGRWTIIDSIEQGVPTPVITLSTQMRFRSQQDVSYAGQMLSAMRRAFGGHAVKKIEHAQQEVTVEAVKPHEAHTPEVALNTDGAAVSGTDAKVQLGESGQQRVKSND, encoded by the coding sequence ATGAATATCGGCATGATCGGCCTCGGCAAAATGGGCGGCAACATGGTCGCCCGCCTCGTACAGGGCGGCGTGAACGTCGTCGGGTACGACCTGAACGCCCAGAACGTACAGCACGTCGTTGGCCTCGGTGCGCGTGGCGCCACCGACCTCGACGATCTGCTCGCGCAGCTTGGCACGCCCGGCGAACGCGCCGTGTGGATCATGGTGCCCGCCGGGCACCCCACCGAAGCGACCATTCAGGACCTCGCTGCGCGCATGACCGCCGGGGACATCATCATCGACGGCGGCAACAGCAACTTCAAGGACACCAAACGCCGCGCCGAGGAACTCGCGCGGCACGGCATCTTCTTCGTGGACGTCGGCACATCCGGCGGCATCTGGGGCCTGCAGGAAGGCTACGCCATGATGATCGGCGGCGAGGAAGGCGCCGTGGAGCGCCTGCGCCCCGTGTTCGAGGCCCTCGCGCCCGCCCGGGACCGCGGGTGGGGCCGCATGGGCCCCAGCGGTAGCGGCCACTACGTCAAGATGGTCCACAACGGCATCGAGTACGGCATGATGCAGGCGTACGCCGAAGGCTTCGAGCTGATGCAGGCCAAGCAGGAGTTCGGCCTGGACCTCGCGCAGATCGCGGAACTGTGGCGGCACGGCAGCGTCGTCCGCTCCTGGCTGCTCGACCTGACCGCCGAGGCGCTGAAGCAGGACGTCACCTTCGCGGAACTCAGCGACTACGTCGCGGACAGCGGCGAGGGCCGCTGGACCATCATCGACAGCATCGAGCAGGGCGTCCCGACGCCCGTCATCACGCTTAGCACGCAGATGCGCTTCCGCAGCCAGCAGGACGTCAGCTACGCCGGGCAGATGCTCAGCGCCATGCGCCGCGCGTTCGGCGGGCACGCCGTCAAGAAGATCGAACACGCCCAGCAGGAAGTCACCGTCGAGGCCGTGAAGCCGCACGAAGCGCACACGCCCGAAGTGGCCCTGAACACCGACGGGGCCGCTGTGAGCGGCACCGACGCGAAAGTGCAGCTCGGCGAGAGCGGCCAGCAGCGGGTGAAGAGCAATGACTGA
- the mreC gene encoding rod shape-determining protein MreC yields the protein MTGWRRAALLFLGLLGVSMVTTRFQVVAPAAVTAGVAPVNRVFLQGARNLRQAYVTLVEERNLAARYHELRAQNDVLRERNEQLQREVSRLRQVESIRATQAPNVVGIAQVVAVDPSPLLSRLTVNRGAANGVRVRMPVTVPAGLIGQVVNVSAQEAVVLALTDPESRIGVTLARNRGGRGIAVGQPPDRLKARFSLNVPVKVGDALVTNSLGGVFPVGIRVGTVEKVLPLGPNDVMRTVVVKPAVDASVVEDVTVLGGL from the coding sequence GTGACCGGCTGGCGTCGCGCAGCGCTGCTGTTCCTGGGCCTGCTGGGCGTCAGTATGGTCACCACGCGCTTTCAGGTGGTGGCGCCCGCAGCCGTCACGGCGGGGGTGGCGCCGGTGAACCGCGTGTTCCTGCAGGGCGCGCGGAACCTGCGGCAGGCGTACGTGACGCTCGTGGAGGAACGCAACCTCGCGGCGCGGTACCACGAGCTGCGCGCGCAGAACGACGTGCTGCGTGAACGCAACGAGCAGCTGCAGCGGGAGGTGTCGCGGCTGCGGCAGGTGGAGAGCATCCGCGCGACGCAGGCGCCGAACGTCGTCGGGATCGCGCAGGTCGTCGCGGTGGACCCGAGTCCGCTGCTGAGCCGCCTGACCGTGAACCGCGGCGCGGCGAACGGCGTGCGCGTGCGCATGCCCGTGACGGTCCCGGCGGGCCTGATCGGTCAGGTTGTGAACGTGAGCGCGCAGGAGGCGGTCGTGCTGGCCCTCACGGACCCGGAAAGCCGCATCGGGGTGACGCTCGCGCGCAACCGTGGCGGGCGGGGGATCGCGGTGGGTCAGCCGCCGGACCGCCTGAAGGCGCGCTTCTCGCTGAACGTGCCCGTGAAGGTCGGCGACGCCCTCGTGACGAACAGTCTCGGTGGGGTGTTCCCAGTGGGCATCCGCGTGGGCACGGTCGAGAAGGTCCTGCCGCTCGGTCCGAACGACGTGATGCGCACTGTCGTCGTGAAGCCGGCGGTGGACGCGTCCGTCGTGGAGGACGTGACCGTGCTGGGGGGCCTCTGA
- a CDS encoding MFS transporter, with amino-acid sequence MTQLEPPPHGWRTFVWLWSSQAVSVIGGALSAFAFNIYLTQTRYPLPEQKPELAAALSLTALAFMATAIFGAPIAGAVADRFDRRRIMLTCDVIGGLTSIGCAALLALSTPPLWLLIALMAIIGLTSTFHGSAFDTSYATLVPRERLPRANGMMQTIWSLSGLAAPALAASIIALPALARHGGGPAWLAGLRDGVPLALVIDGVTFLLAALVLTRLAIPRPNVAAGPAAPHTTPARRTLRDDVRLGWTFILQRPPLLHLLLTFAGINLLTNGLGVLEPLLVKFTLKPDWQARDLSFEQAFAALTIAHSAGGVLGGLLISTWGGLRRARVLGVLIPMILSGAALFGVGTGSTLPLTATFAVLMGLMLPAMNAHSQSIWQSRVPAHLQGRVFSVRRLIAQFTAPISSALAGILAARYAPGGIIAVSGALIVLLSAAQLLNPALRHVEDADDPALQPA; translated from the coding sequence ATGACGCAACTGGAACCACCGCCGCACGGGTGGCGGACGTTCGTGTGGCTGTGGTCCTCGCAGGCCGTCAGCGTGATCGGCGGGGCGCTCAGCGCCTTCGCGTTCAACATCTACCTCACGCAGACGCGCTACCCACTGCCCGAACAGAAGCCCGAACTGGCCGCGGCGCTCAGCCTCACCGCCCTCGCGTTCATGGCCACCGCCATTTTCGGCGCGCCCATCGCCGGCGCCGTCGCGGACCGCTTCGACCGGCGCCGCATCATGCTCACCTGCGACGTGATCGGCGGCCTCACCTCCATCGGCTGCGCCGCCCTGCTGGCCCTCAGCACGCCGCCCCTGTGGCTCCTCATTGCCCTGATGGCCATCATCGGCCTTACCAGCACCTTCCACGGCAGCGCTTTCGACACCAGCTACGCCACCCTCGTGCCCCGAGAGCGGCTACCCCGCGCGAACGGCATGATGCAGACCATCTGGAGCCTGTCCGGCCTCGCCGCGCCCGCCCTGGCCGCCTCCATCATCGCCCTGCCCGCCCTCGCCCGGCACGGTGGTGGCCCCGCCTGGCTCGCCGGCCTGCGCGACGGCGTGCCCCTCGCGCTCGTCATTGACGGCGTCACGTTCCTGCTCGCCGCGCTCGTCCTCACGCGCCTCGCCATCCCCCGCCCCAACGTCGCCGCCGGTCCCGCCGCCCCTCACACCACGCCCGCGCGCCGCACCCTCCGGGACGACGTCCGCCTCGGCTGGACGTTCATCCTGCAGCGTCCGCCCCTGCTGCACCTGCTGCTCACGTTCGCCGGCATCAACCTCCTCACCAACGGCCTCGGCGTCCTCGAACCGCTCCTGGTGAAATTCACCCTCAAACCCGACTGGCAGGCCCGTGACCTCAGCTTCGAGCAGGCGTTCGCGGCGCTCACCATCGCGCACAGCGCCGGCGGCGTCCTCGGCGGCCTCCTCATCAGCACCTGGGGCGGCCTGCGGCGCGCGCGCGTCCTCGGCGTCCTCATCCCCATGATCCTCTCCGGCGCGGCCCTGTTCGGCGTCGGCACCGGCAGCACCCTCCCACTCACCGCCACGTTCGCCGTCCTGATGGGCCTGATGCTGCCCGCCATGAACGCGCACTCCCAGAGCATCTGGCAGTCCCGCGTGCCCGCCCACCTGCAGGGCCGCGTGTTCAGCGTCCGCCGCCTCATCGCGCAGTTCACCGCGCCCATCAGCTCCGCCCTCGCCGGCATCCTCGCCGCCCGCTACGCGCCCGGCGGGATCATCGCCGTGAGCGGCGCCCTGATCGTCCTGCTGAGCGCCGCGCAGCTCCTGAACCCCGCCCTGCGCCACGTCGAGGACGCCGACGACCCCGCCCTGCAGCCCGCGTAA
- a CDS encoding peptidoglycan D,D-transpeptidase FtsI family protein translates to MSRARMRRDRVDRLSLGRAPAETRRAPLMNRARWIALTFTAVFSVYAARLYDLQVTRYHEFATQSNNNYQRDEVIRALRGEIRTRDGVLLATNRMAVDLIYTGRIKDRPIDNWDKIRYLAGVPADKLVNGQPIEPDVHKEKEVTLARNIPADRIPALYEFTALQPNLELRERLERVYPHGKLAAHLLGYTREANDEEVKEGGYTLGDLVGASGLEASLEEMKVLPGRNGTRRVEVTANGRPQGDKVVDPGRKGQDVVLTIDSTLQAAAERALREALPEINRNRVKYGTTQEKVVKGAIIALDPRTNEVLALASSPTYDPNWFSQSPRPKELVQALTSPDAVMQNRVVQQFDSGSVFKPTSTLAFIERWGNKTFTCLPYIRFGGPRYNWHRTGSMGPMDGALAIAHSCNTWYYQAAISADPRTFTNYLSRRIQDFGFGKTSGLELIGEKTGNIPSIENFNTTWAAANAARKARGEAPLVWQPGQALSFAIGQDALLVTPAQIASALSTLENEGVRRPLTVLKAVGGQARPVNPGTRIPGNLRDFETVKRGMSMTTTRAGAYNGTAAHMLGPNFFPVRTAGKTGTAENAESHRKNYGWTNAWYEGYGPIGNGQTPNFLVVTFFQNGGEGSGPALTAATKMFAARWCVELDERNHARPNQQPCTGELDQMHKVMQTRAARAAASAAKNRGS, encoded by the coding sequence ATGAGTCGTGCCCGTATGCGCCGTGACCGTGTGGATCGCCTGTCGCTCGGGCGTGCCCCGGCCGAGACGCGCCGCGCGCCGCTGATGAACCGCGCGCGCTGGATCGCGCTGACGTTCACGGCGGTGTTCAGCGTGTACGCCGCGCGCCTGTACGACCTGCAGGTCACGCGCTACCACGAGTTCGCGACGCAGAGCAACAACAACTACCAGCGCGACGAGGTGATCCGCGCGCTGCGCGGCGAGATCCGCACGCGCGACGGTGTGCTGCTCGCCACGAACCGCATGGCGGTGGACCTGATCTACACCGGCAGGATCAAGGACCGGCCCATCGACAACTGGGACAAGATCCGCTACCTCGCGGGCGTCCCCGCCGACAAACTCGTGAACGGCCAGCCCATCGAGCCGGACGTCCACAAGGAAAAGGAAGTAACGCTCGCACGCAACATCCCCGCGGACCGCATCCCGGCGCTGTACGAGTTCACAGCGCTGCAGCCGAACCTGGAGCTGCGGGAGCGCCTGGAGCGCGTGTATCCGCACGGGAAGCTCGCCGCGCACCTGCTCGGGTACACGCGCGAGGCGAACGACGAGGAAGTCAAGGAGGGTGGGTACACGCTCGGGGATCTGGTGGGCGCGAGCGGGCTGGAAGCGAGCCTGGAGGAGATGAAGGTCCTGCCGGGCCGCAACGGCACGCGCCGCGTGGAAGTCACCGCGAACGGCCGGCCGCAGGGCGACAAGGTCGTTGACCCGGGCCGTAAGGGGCAGGACGTGGTGCTCACCATCGACAGCACGCTGCAGGCGGCGGCCGAGCGGGCGCTGCGGGAGGCGCTGCCGGAAATCAACCGCAACCGCGTGAAGTACGGCACGACGCAGGAGAAGGTCGTGAAGGGCGCCATCATCGCGCTGGACCCGCGCACGAACGAGGTGCTGGCGCTGGCGAGCAGCCCCACGTACGACCCGAACTGGTTCTCGCAGTCGCCGCGCCCGAAGGAACTCGTGCAGGCGCTCACGTCGCCGGACGCGGTCATGCAGAACCGCGTGGTGCAGCAGTTCGACTCGGGCAGCGTGTTCAAGCCGACCAGCACGCTGGCGTTCATTGAGCGGTGGGGGAACAAGACCTTCACGTGCCTGCCGTACATCCGCTTCGGCGGGCCGCGGTACAACTGGCACCGCACGGGCAGCATGGGCCCGATGGACGGCGCGCTCGCCATCGCGCACTCGTGCAACACGTGGTACTACCAGGCGGCGATCAGCGCGGACCCGCGCACGTTCACGAACTACCTGTCGCGGCGCATTCAGGATTTCGGGTTCGGGAAAACTTCCGGGCTGGAGCTGATCGGCGAGAAGACCGGCAACATCCCGAGCATCGAGAACTTCAACACGACGTGGGCGGCAGCGAACGCGGCCCGCAAGGCGCGCGGGGAGGCGCCGCTGGTGTGGCAGCCCGGGCAGGCGCTGAGTTTCGCCATCGGCCAGGACGCGCTGCTGGTGACGCCCGCGCAGATCGCGTCGGCGCTCAGCACGCTGGAGAACGAGGGCGTGCGGCGGCCTCTCACGGTCCTGAAGGCGGTGGGTGGGCAGGCGCGGCCGGTGAACCCGGGCACGCGCATTCCCGGCAACCTGCGGGACTTCGAGACGGTGAAACGCGGCATGAGCATGACGACCACCCGCGCCGGGGCGTACAACGGCACCGCCGCGCACATGCTCGGCCCGAACTTCTTCCCGGTACGCACCGCCGGGAAAACCGGCACGGCCGAGAACGCCGAGAGTCACCGCAAGAACTACGGGTGGACGAACGCCTGGTACGAGGGGTACGGGCCCATCGGGAACGGGCAGACGCCGAACTTCCTGGTGGTGACGTTCTTCCAGAACGGCGGCGAAGGGTCCGGGCCGGCGCTGACGGCCGCCACGAAGATGTTCGCGGCTCGCTGGTGCGTCGAACTGGACGAGCGCAACCACGCGCGCCCCAATCAGCAACCCTGCACGGGCGAGCTGGACCAGATGCACAAGGTCATGCAGACGCGCGCGGCGCGGGCAGCCGCGAGCGCCGCAAAAAACCGGGGGTCGTAA
- the pgl gene encoding 6-phosphogluconolactonase: MTAPTMNTVVSPTPLDTAQTAARAFAQVARDAVTARGAFYVALAGGSTPKLMYRALRDQTIPWAALHVYFSDERSVGPDSPDSNYKLAYDELLAHVPIPAEQVHRLQGEVRPVQDAARAYEALLPAQFDVVLLGMGDDGHTASLFPGTAALHATGRVTANHVPKLDTDRLTFTFPEINAARERWLLVTGANKANILREVKDGLEAHPVAQVQEPTWFLDEAAAQAL, encoded by the coding sequence ATGACGGCGCCCACCATGAACACCGTCGTCTCCCCCACGCCGCTCGACACGGCGCAGACCGCCGCGCGCGCGTTCGCGCAGGTCGCGCGCGACGCCGTGACGGCGCGCGGGGCGTTCTACGTCGCCCTCGCGGGCGGCAGCACGCCGAAGCTCATGTACCGGGCGCTGCGGGACCAGACGATCCCGTGGGCGGCGCTGCACGTGTACTTCAGTGACGAGCGCAGCGTCGGCCCGGACAGCCCGGACAGCAACTACAAACTCGCGTACGACGAGTTGCTCGCGCACGTGCCGATCCCGGCGGAGCAGGTGCACCGCCTGCAGGGCGAAGTGCGGCCCGTTCAGGACGCCGCGCGCGCGTACGAGGCGCTGCTGCCCGCGCAGTTCGACGTGGTGCTGCTCGGCATGGGTGACGATGGGCACACCGCCAGCCTGTTCCCGGGCACGGCGGCGCTGCACGCCACGGGCCGCGTCACCGCGAACCACGTGCCAAAGCTCGACACGGACCGGCTGACCTTCACGTTCCCGGAAATCAATGCGGCCCGCGAGCGCTGGCTGCTCGTGACCGGCGCGAACAAGGCGAACATCCTCCGGGAAGTCAAGGACGGCCTGGAGGCGCACCCGGTCGCGCAGGTACAGGAACCCACGTGGTTCCTGGATGAGGCGGCCGCGCAGGCCCTGTAA